The following are encoded in a window of Candidatus Poribacteria bacterium genomic DNA:
- a CDS encoding LamG domain-containing protein translates to MSVKILLCTMLVLCLVVSYSQAEIDSDRIVGIWLLDEGKGDVAEDASEHGRKGTITNGKWEEGKFDGALEIKKGGTVTIPLGKGIIEDKVTFILWLNFTDIGGQQNYFSIWDQSNNRYVPYKNGGNLMRSWTNTWDVASGVTVKADTWYHVANVYDGETCKIYIDGEEKVSQKVPKFQLQDQDQTAWLATDRGTGFLSATIMDEVGLFNDALTEDEVQGIMNDGIDFTAFAVEPSDKLSVLWGKLKAE, encoded by the coding sequence ATGAGTGTGAAAATATTGCTCTGCACGATGCTCGTGCTATGCCTCGTAGTCAGTTACAGTCAAGCCGAGATTGATTCGGATAGAATTGTCGGGATCTGGCTATTGGATGAGGGCAAAGGCGATGTCGCTGAAGACGCGTCTGAACACGGACGTAAAGGTACGATTACCAATGGAAAATGGGAGGAAGGCAAGTTTGATGGTGCCCTTGAGATCAAGAAGGGTGGAACCGTTACAATTCCGCTCGGCAAAGGCATTATCGAAGATAAAGTGACTTTCATCTTGTGGCTAAACTTTACCGACATCGGCGGTCAACAGAACTATTTCTCTATATGGGATCAGAGCAACAACCGCTATGTCCCATACAAAAACGGTGGGAATCTCATGCGTAGTTGGACGAACACCTGGGATGTCGCCAGTGGCGTGACCGTCAAGGCGGACACATGGTATCATGTCGCCAATGTCTACGACGGAGAAACCTGCAAAATCTACATTGATGGCGAAGAAAAGGTGTCACAAAAGGTACCGAAGTTCCAACTCCAAGACCAGGATCAGACAGCATGGCTCGCTACCGATAGAGGGACAGGTTTCCTCTCCGCCACTATTATGGACGAGGTGGGTCTCTTCAACGATGCGCTCACTGAAGATGAAGTTCAGGGTATTATGAACGATGGTATCGATTTCACTGCTTTCGCTGTAGAACCGTCGGACAAGCTCTCTGTACTCTGGGGAAAACTGAAGGCAGAATAG
- a CDS encoding gamma-glutamylcyclotransferase: protein MQYFAYGSNMNVSQTQQRCPNITRIGKFQLKGFRLVFNYHADIIPAEGCIVHGGLWEITGDHEVALDTYEGYPNYYGKYYQDNVMFYRMKEASDNSEPPSRWYLEIIIQGYKDFGLTRDDFEESLGVQQLGLTHTDLEMILGVSTNELERLFSRVATSPVYQ from the coding sequence ATGCAATATTTTGCGTATGGCTCGAACATGAACGTTTCTCAAACGCAACAACGGTGCCCCAATATCACTCGTATAGGGAAGTTCCAACTCAAGGGTTTCCGCCTTGTTTTTAACTACCACGCTGATATTATCCCCGCAGAAGGATGTATCGTTCACGGTGGACTCTGGGAAATTACAGGAGACCATGAAGTTGCGCTTGATACGTACGAAGGTTACCCCAATTACTATGGTAAATATTATCAAGACAATGTCATGTTCTACAGGATGAAAGAAGCGTCTGACAATTCGGAACCTCCGTCAAGATGGTATCTCGAAATTATCATTCAGGGATACAAAGATTTTGGGCTAACGCGAGACGACTTTGAAGAGAGCCTCGGTGTCCAACAACTTGGGTTAACGCACACGGACCTTGAAATGATTCTCGGTGTGTCAACGAATGAATTAGAACGTTTATTCTCTCGCGTGGCAACCTCTCCTGTTTACCAGTAA
- a CDS encoding arylsulfatase: MAQQNTPNLVFVITDDQGYGDLGCTGNPVINTPNLDALAAESVQLQNLHVGPTCSPTRAGIMTGHYCNSTGVWHTIGGRSLLRSDEVTMADIFRRNGYKTAMFGKWHLGDNYPFRPHDRGFDEALYHGGGGISQTPDYWGNDYFDDTYFRNGSEQPFDGYCTDVWFQEAMAFIERQAEGSQNSPFLCYLSTNAPHGPFRVPDAYSEVYRRKGVSGDRANFYGMITNIDDNMARMRHHLRVLGLEENTILIFMTDNGSAAGCDLGAGQFVESGYNAGMRGKKGSPYEGGHRVPLFMHWPGGGFTEKQEVHELTANIDLLPTLIDLCDLEVSSNASFHGTSIVPLLRNETETWEERVIVTDSQRVENPIKWKDSATMSQRWRLINGKELYDIQADPGQQHDIADAHPEVVAELREHYEAWWKLVSKRFDEDCPIVVGTQSEPVTCITTHDWHGESHAWNQGMIRRGMECNGYWAIEVPEDGQYSFELRRWPYAEDRAITDGIPGEHIDLYNGGKALALTTAQIRVGNQTATQAISPDAKGVTFTFDLTAGQTRMHTEFADETGELAIGAYYVYVKRVI; the protein is encoded by the coding sequence GTGGCACAACAGAATACCCCTAACCTTGTTTTCGTCATTACAGATGATCAAGGGTACGGCGATTTGGGATGCACCGGAAATCCCGTTATCAATACACCGAATCTGGACGCGCTCGCAGCAGAGAGTGTACAACTGCAGAACCTGCACGTCGGTCCCACCTGTTCCCCGACACGTGCAGGGATTATGACGGGACACTACTGCAATTCCACGGGTGTGTGGCATACTATCGGCGGACGCTCGCTCCTCCGCAGTGACGAGGTCACGATGGCAGATATCTTCCGGCGCAACGGTTATAAAACTGCTATGTTCGGGAAATGGCACCTCGGCGACAACTATCCGTTCCGTCCACACGACAGAGGTTTCGACGAAGCACTCTACCACGGTGGCGGCGGTATCAGTCAGACCCCTGACTATTGGGGCAACGACTATTTTGACGACACCTATTTCCGCAACGGTTCCGAACAGCCTTTTGATGGCTATTGCACCGATGTCTGGTTCCAAGAGGCGATGGCGTTTATTGAACGGCAGGCTGAAGGTAGTCAGAACAGTCCATTCCTCTGTTATCTCTCTACCAACGCGCCTCATGGTCCGTTCCGTGTTCCTGATGCTTACAGCGAAGTCTACCGCAGGAAGGGTGTATCGGGGGATCGTGCGAATTTCTACGGCATGATCACCAATATAGACGACAACATGGCACGGATGCGACATCACCTCCGGGTCTTGGGGCTTGAGGAAAATACTATCCTTATCTTCATGACCGATAACGGTTCTGCGGCCGGGTGCGACTTGGGTGCGGGGCAGTTTGTCGAGTCCGGCTATAACGCCGGAATGCGTGGCAAAAAAGGATCACCTTATGAAGGTGGGCATCGCGTGCCGCTGTTCATGCATTGGCCCGGTGGTGGTTTCACGGAAAAGCAAGAGGTGCACGAACTCACCGCAAATATTGATCTGCTCCCAACGCTGATAGATCTCTGTGATCTCGAAGTCTCCTCAAATGCGAGTTTCCACGGCACAAGCATCGTCCCGTTGTTGAGAAATGAGACGGAGACGTGGGAAGAACGGGTTATCGTTACCGATTCGCAGCGCGTCGAAAATCCGATTAAATGGAAAGATAGCGCGACGATGTCGCAACGGTGGCGACTCATCAACGGAAAAGAACTCTACGATATTCAAGCGGATCCCGGGCAACAACACGATATAGCAGATGCGCATCCAGAGGTTGTCGCAGAACTCCGTGAACATTATGAGGCGTGGTGGAAATTGGTTTCAAAGCGGTTTGATGAGGATTGTCCAATTGTCGTCGGCACGCAAAGCGAACCTGTTACGTGTATCACAACGCACGATTGGCACGGAGAATCACACGCATGGAATCAGGGGATGATTCGTCGCGGCATGGAGTGCAACGGTTATTGGGCGATTGAGGTGCCGGAAGATGGACAGTACAGTTTTGAGCTGCGTCGGTGGCCCTACGCCGAAGACAGGGCGATAACGGATGGCATTCCGGGTGAGCATATTGATCTCTATAATGGTGGAAAGGCGTTGGCATTAACAACAGCACAAATTCGCGTTGGAAACCAGACGGCTACACAAGCCATTTCACCGGATGCAAAAGGCGTGACGTTTACATTCGACCTCACCGCCGGTCAGACACGTATGCACACTGAGTTTGCTGATGAAACTGGCGAATTGGCAATTGGGGCGTATTATGTGTATGTGAAACGGGTAATCTAA
- a CDS encoding pyridoxal phosphate-dependent aminotransferase — protein sequence MSLSQRSQNVTPSSTLAITAKINALIADGVDVVKFGAGEPDFDTPDYIKAAAIAALDAGFTKYTPVPGTPELREAITEKFKRDNGLRYETSQVIVSCGAKHTIYNILQAICDPGDEVIFAAPYWVSYPEQIKLAGAVPRVIETTPAQNFCMAPDQVEAAITPKTKAILVNSPSNPTGTTYDLDTLKAIADLAVKHQVYLISDEIYEALLYDGATHQSPASFNEETKAITFVVNGVSKAYSMTGWRIGYTAGPENAISAMSRIQSHSTSNPTSIAQKAAVVALNEPQDAVEEMRKAFEERRDVICQRFDEINGVSYVKPQGAFYIFPDFSEHYGRTIGGQKIEGSMDITDYLLNSAGVGVVPGNGFGADNHLRLSFATSETEINRGLDRIKKALA from the coding sequence ATTTCATTATCACAACGGAGTCAAAACGTAACGCCATCGTCCACTTTGGCGATCACCGCGAAGATTAATGCGTTGATCGCTGATGGCGTAGATGTCGTCAAATTCGGGGCAGGCGAACCCGATTTTGACACACCCGATTATATCAAAGCCGCCGCAATCGCCGCACTTGATGCAGGGTTTACAAAGTACACCCCCGTCCCCGGCACCCCCGAACTCCGCGAGGCAATCACCGAGAAATTCAAACGGGATAACGGATTGCGTTATGAAACTTCTCAAGTCATCGTCTCATGTGGTGCCAAGCATACTATCTATAACATCTTACAAGCGATCTGCGATCCGGGCGACGAAGTCATCTTCGCCGCACCGTATTGGGTGAGCTATCCAGAGCAGATTAAACTCGCAGGGGCAGTGCCTCGCGTCATTGAGACGACACCGGCACAAAATTTCTGTATGGCACCCGATCAAGTAGAAGCAGCCATCACTCCAAAGACAAAGGCAATCCTCGTTAACAGTCCAAGTAACCCGACTGGCACTACCTATGATCTGGACACACTCAAGGCAATCGCCGATCTCGCTGTCAAACATCAGGTCTATCTCATCTCTGATGAAATTTATGAGGCACTGCTTTATGACGGTGCGACCCACCAGAGTCCCGCCTCGTTCAACGAGGAGACGAAAGCGATTACCTTTGTTGTCAACGGTGTCTCTAAAGCCTACTCAATGACAGGGTGGCGGATTGGATATACCGCGGGTCCCGAAAATGCGATCTCAGCGATGTCGCGTATCCAATCGCACAGCACTTCAAATCCGACATCCATCGCACAGAAAGCCGCTGTCGTCGCGCTCAATGAACCCCAAGATGCTGTTGAAGAGATGCGGAAAGCATTTGAAGAACGCCGAGATGTCATCTGCCAACGTTTTGACGAGATCAACGGTGTCAGTTATGTCAAACCGCAAGGCGCGTTCTATATCTTCCCCGATTTTTCTGAACATTACGGCAGAACAATTGGTGGACAGAAGATTGAGGGTTCAATGGATATTACCGATTATCTGCTCAATTCGGCGGGCGTCGGCGTCGTGCCGGGTAATGGGTTCGGTGCTGATAACCATTTGCGACTCTCTTTTGCTACTTCGGAGACAGAGATCAACCGCGGATTGGATCGAATTAAAAAGGCGTTAGCATAA